The following coding sequences lie in one Candidatus Nitrospira allomarina genomic window:
- a CDS encoding outer membrane beta-barrel protein, with protein sequence MINSVWRKIRAVRLSPFATMRERKRPFAVILTVLVACEIFSPVGGQAQSFSDMGLFYFTGSHRPIQNRGGLFREYMTGNGLGDGIKAGPVLLRPFLGVSEVYTDNVFKRDTNTKSDFLTTVAPGIQAFMPFGGGKHSVLLDYRAAQFLYAKFTENNALAQDALGHVSLNYPGGLAIDLQGGHLEGFDPRGSEVDTQQRDITKWNVNQFLGQIEFTGQKAGIRLRTNFDDLNYTNNGQAAPRDRTRAGANLSVFVRVTPSTRALLGVRIVNNDYNTNTQQNSFGYGAFTGFSVAPTRQFSGEFNIGYQVLNFDHAPISEESTRGQNLLAKGLSLGSEQQTFWYMRGNLAWNPTSRLSFNIRPFSNINQSAVQGTSTFKRIGVDVYGRQSFTERLALRGNFYYANDNFNTNRTDDQFRFRIGPEYRTVKWLGFRLDYIFEKRSSNINNFEFNSNTIMLSIQGII encoded by the coding sequence ATGATTAATTCCGTATGGCGAAAAATAAGAGCGGTGCGTCTTTCCCCATTTGCCACAATGCGTGAGCGGAAACGGCCATTTGCTGTTATTCTGACTGTTCTCGTTGCCTGTGAGATATTTTCCCCGGTCGGGGGACAGGCTCAATCTTTTTCTGATATGGGACTATTTTATTTTACCGGGTCTCATCGGCCTATTCAGAATCGGGGGGGGCTTTTTCGTGAATATATGACGGGAAATGGTTTAGGGGATGGTATCAAAGCCGGTCCGGTCCTACTCCGCCCGTTTTTAGGCGTATCGGAAGTGTATACCGACAATGTGTTTAAGAGAGACACAAATACGAAAAGTGACTTTCTTACGACCGTCGCGCCTGGAATTCAGGCGTTCATGCCGTTTGGCGGAGGTAAGCACTCTGTCCTTCTTGACTATCGTGCTGCCCAATTTCTCTACGCAAAATTTACTGAAAATAATGCCTTGGCCCAAGATGCTCTTGGCCACGTCAGTTTGAATTATCCGGGTGGTCTAGCCATAGACTTACAGGGAGGACATTTAGAAGGGTTTGATCCGAGAGGGTCGGAAGTGGATACCCAACAAAGGGATATTACCAAATGGAATGTGAATCAGTTTTTAGGCCAGATTGAATTCACGGGACAAAAGGCTGGTATCCGTCTTCGCACGAATTTCGATGATTTAAATTACACCAACAATGGGCAGGCTGCCCCGCGTGACCGGACCCGGGCTGGTGCCAATCTGAGTGTGTTTGTAAGGGTAACCCCCTCAACCCGGGCTCTTCTTGGCGTTCGAATAGTGAACAATGATTATAATACGAATACGCAGCAAAATAGTTTCGGTTACGGAGCGTTTACGGGCTTCAGCGTGGCACCTACCCGCCAGTTTTCGGGAGAATTCAATATAGGGTACCAGGTACTAAATTTTGACCACGCGCCTATCTCTGAAGAATCAACTCGTGGTCAAAACCTCCTTGCTAAGGGCTTAAGCCTAGGATCGGAGCAGCAGACTTTCTGGTACATGCGAGGAAATTTGGCCTGGAACCCCACGTCCCGGTTGAGTTTTAATATCCGTCCCTTTTCGAATATTAATCAGTCAGCGGTTCAGGGTACCTCCACCTTTAAACGAATAGGCGTTGACGTTTATGGGAGACAGTCGTTTACGGAACGTCTGGCCCTCAGAGGAAATTTTTACTATGCCAACGATAACTTTAATACGAATAGAACTGATGATCAATTTCGATTCCGAATTGGACCGGAATACCGTACGGTCAAATGGCTGGGTTTTCGCTTAGATTATATTTTCGAGAAGAGAAGCTCAAACATAAATAATTTTGAATTCAACAGTAATACGATCATGCTTTCGATCCAAGGAATAATCTAG